In Capricornis sumatraensis isolate serow.1 chromosome 16, serow.2, whole genome shotgun sequence, a genomic segment contains:
- the LOC138092934 gene encoding thymosin beta-4: protein MSDKPDMAEIEKFDKSKLKKTETQEKNPLPSKETIEQEKQAGES from the coding sequence ATGTCTGACAAACCCGATATGGCTGAGATTGAGAAGTTCGATAAGTCGAAATTGAAGAAAACGGAAACGCAAGAGAAAAATCCACTGCCTTCGAAAGAAACGATTGAACAGGAGAAGCAAGCAGGCGAGTCCTAA
- the CBLIF gene encoding cobalamin binding intrinsic factor, whose amino-acid sequence MARVALQLLTLLWAATRTSTQTRSSCSVPSAEQPWVDGIQALMENSVINSTFPNPSILIAMNLAGACNVEAQRLLTFDLMASDTAELTAGQLGLTIMALTSSCRDPGDKVSTLRTQMENWTPSSLDSYASTFYGPSLAILALCQNNPETTLPIAARFAKTLLASSSPFDVDAGAVATLALTCMYNRIPIGAEDGYRALFAQLLKKIVEDISTRIRDNGIIGDIYSTGLAMQALSVTPERPNQQWDCQQTVDTVLDEIKEGKFQNPMSIAQILPSLKGKTYLDVPQVSCSPDQEVQPTQSNFPSPVPTSASNITVVYTISNQLRGVELLFNVTISVSVKQGSVLLAVLEEAQRRNPKFKFETTMTSWGLEVSSINNIAGNVNDKTYWQFLSGRTPLIEGVADYVPFNHEHITANFTQY is encoded by the exons ATGGCCCGGGTTGCCCTCCAGCTCCTGACCCTTCTCTGGGCTGCGACGAGGACCAGCACCCAGACCCGAAGCTCATGCT CTGTTCCCTCAGCAGAGCAGCCCTGGGTCGATGGCATCCAAGCTCTCATGGAGAACTCAGTGATCAACTCCACCTTCCCAAATCCCAGCATCCTGATCGCCATGAACCTGGCAGGAGCCTGCAACGTGGAGGCCCAGAGGCTCCTGACTTTCGACCTCATGGCCAGTGACACAGCCG AACTGACCGCTGGTCAGCTCGGCCTCACCATCATGGCCCTCACCTCCTCCTGCCGAGACCCTGGGGACAAAGTATCAACTCTGCGGACCCAGATGGAGAACTGGACACCTTCCA GCCTCGATTCCTACGCTTCCACCTTCTATGGGCCCAGTCTGGCCATCCTGGCGCTGTGCCAGAACAACCCAGAGACGACCTTACCCATAGCAGCCCGCTTCGCCAAGACCCTGCTGGCCAGCTCCTCTCCCTTTGATGTGG ACGCAGGAGCGGTGGCGACCTTGGCTCTGACCTGTATGTACAACAGGATCCCCATAGGTGCAGAGGATGGGTACCGTGCCTtgtttgctcagttgctaaagaagaTCGTGGAGGATATCAGCACGAGGATCCGAGACAATGGCATCATCGGAGACATCTACAGCACTGGCCTCGCCATGCAG GCTCTCTCCGTGACACCTGAGAGGCCtaaccagcagtgggattgccagCAGACCGTGGATACTGTACTGGACGAGATCAAGGAGGGGAAATTCCAAAACCCCATGTCCATTGCCCAAATCCTCCCTTCACTGAAAGGCAAGACCTACCTAGATGTGCCCCAAGTGTCCTGCAGCCCTG ATCAAGAGGTACAACCAACCCAGTCCAACTTTCCCAGCCCTGTTCCCACCTCGGCCTCCAACATCACTGTCGTCTACACCATAAGTAACCAGCTGAGGGGCGTGGAGCTGCTCTTCAACGTGACCATCAGCGTCAGTGTGAAGCAAGGGTCTGTGCTGCTTGCCGTCCTAGAGGAAGCGCAGCGCCGAAACCCCAAGTTCAA GTTTGAAACCACAATGACATCCTGGGGACTTGAGGTCTCTTCAATTAACAATATCGCTGGAAATGTTAATGACAAGACATATTGGCAATTCCTGAGTGGCAGAACACCTTTAATAGAAG GAGTCGCTGACTACGTGCCCTTCAACCACGAGCACATCACAGCCAACTTCACGCAGTACTAA